A genomic stretch from Leptospira licerasiae serovar Varillal str. VAR 010 includes:
- a CDS encoding cell division protein FtsQ/DivIB: MRHNIIDFLKESVQKRTSWWLLAFLFLLASTLGWGYRRGTLPQELNKLILTGHETLRTEEIVQIMGIQPGTSFENYDLGQMEHRLTSHPRIKSAHLEKKTDDQLLVEITERKPSYLVNSDGHLFEIDPELKILSMDDVRSKGLTVLSGTFPREKGEVVGAAFKDLHTSVENAFRSYPALKSRISEVSLHEDGEIFVYADTPLSVRVQVGTLFQTEQVRKLYAVLAYLEKEKVRPKLVDIRGEDAVYH, translated from the coding sequence ATGAGACATAATATAATTGACTTTTTGAAAGAATCCGTTCAAAAAAGAACGAGTTGGTGGCTTCTGGCCTTCCTCTTTCTATTGGCGAGTACTTTAGGCTGGGGATATAGGAGAGGGACCCTCCCCCAGGAGTTGAATAAACTCATACTGACAGGACACGAAACTCTTAGAACGGAAGAAATAGTTCAGATCATGGGTATCCAACCGGGAACCTCTTTCGAAAATTACGACCTCGGCCAAATGGAACACCGACTTACCTCACATCCCAGGATCAAATCAGCCCACTTGGAAAAAAAAACGGACGACCAATTGTTGGTGGAGATCACCGAAAGAAAACCGAGTTACCTTGTGAATTCTGACGGCCATCTTTTCGAAATAGATCCTGAACTTAAAATACTTTCTATGGATGATGTTAGAAGCAAAGGACTCACAGTTCTTTCCGGAACTTTCCCAAGAGAAAAGGGAGAAGTAGTCGGCGCGGCTTTCAAAGACCTTCACACTTCCGTAGAGAATGCGTTTCGTTCTTATCCTGCATTAAAGTCCCGCATCTCCGAAGTATCCTTGCATGAAGATGGAGAAATTTTCGTCTACGCGGACACTCCTCTTTCCGTTCGTGTGCAAGTCGGGACCTTATTCCAAACTGAGCAGGTCAGAAAGTTATACGCTGTATTAGCATATCTTGAAAAAGAAAAAGTCCGCCCGAAACTCGTGGACATACGAGGAGAAGACGCGGTCTACCATTAA
- the ftsA gene encoding cell division protein FtsA: MESSERIIVSLDLGSALTKVVVGRPISEYETEIIGTGMFPSSGIKNGSIINIEATTRSIIEAVSEAELMCGQEIGYVVVNVTGKSVRADNSKGVVAITNRDRVVTEPDIVRVIEAAQAVRVPADQEILHVLSKEFSVDDQTSIKDPIGMTGVRLEAEVHIVTAGLTALHNLEKCIEAAGLAEETRVLSSLASSDAVLTSGEKDLGTAVLDIGAGICDLIVYVDGGIAYSSVIPFGGYNVTSDLSIGLKTTIETAELVKKRFGHCSLEEIDPTETVEIPPISGRPARTVLREELVHVIEPRMREIFEMVDAELVKSGKKSFLAGGVILTGGGSLLEGIESLAEDVFRLTVTRARPAGLSGLSDRVSSPEFATAVGLIKYASRLGDMERKSQDRSETWSKKIRRWIEENL; encoded by the coding sequence ATGGAATCTTCCGAAAGAATCATAGTCTCTCTGGATCTAGGGTCGGCACTCACAAAAGTGGTGGTAGGACGTCCTATCTCAGAATACGAAACTGAAATTATCGGAACAGGAATGTTCCCTTCTTCCGGGATCAAAAACGGATCCATTATCAATATAGAAGCGACAACCCGCTCTATTATCGAAGCAGTAAGCGAAGCAGAGCTCATGTGCGGCCAAGAGATCGGTTATGTGGTAGTAAACGTAACCGGTAAATCCGTTCGTGCGGACAATTCCAAGGGAGTTGTCGCGATCACAAACAGAGACAGAGTGGTGACCGAACCGGATATAGTCAGAGTGATAGAAGCTGCACAAGCCGTTAGAGTTCCTGCTGACCAAGAGATTTTACATGTTCTTTCCAAAGAATTCTCAGTAGACGATCAGACTTCTATCAAGGACCCGATCGGAATGACCGGAGTTCGTTTAGAAGCAGAAGTCCATATTGTAACAGCAGGTCTAACAGCACTTCATAATTTAGAAAAATGTATTGAAGCCGCGGGCCTCGCGGAAGAGACAAGAGTTCTTTCAAGTTTAGCTTCTTCCGATGCAGTTTTAACTTCCGGCGAAAAAGATCTAGGCACAGCGGTTCTGGATATAGGCGCGGGAATCTGCGATCTGATCGTTTATGTGGACGGAGGGATCGCTTATTCTTCCGTTATTCCATTCGGCGGATATAATGTTACTTCTGATCTTTCTATCGGTTTAAAGACCACGATTGAAACAGCGGAGCTTGTGAAAAAAAGATTCGGTCATTGTTCCTTAGAAGAAATTGATCCGACCGAAACAGTGGAGATCCCGCCGATCAGCGGAAGACCTGCCAGAACTGTTCTTAGAGAAGAACTAGTTCATGTGATCGAACCTCGTATGAGGGAAATTTTCGAAATGGTAGATGCGGAACTCGTCAAGTCCGGAAAAAAATCCTTCTTGGCCGGAGGAGTCATCCTCACAGGAGGAGGAAGCCTTTTGGAAGGAATAGAAAGTCTTGCAGAAGACGTATTTCGTCTAACGGTAACCCGTGCGAGACCCGCCGGACTTTCCGGACTTTCAGATAGAGTGTCTTCTCCCGAATTCGCTACCGCAGTCGGACTTATCAAATACGCCTCCAGGTTAGGGGACATGGAAAGAAAATCCCAGGATAGAAGCGAGACCTGGAGCAAAAAAATACGGAGATGGATAGAGGAAAATCTCTAA
- the ftsZ gene encoding cell division protein FtsZ, which produces MLRFEEEERSNPAIIKVLGIGGGGMNAVARMANSSLRGVEYVIMNTDEQVLKRSEIENKIALGSKTTRGMGAGGDPELGARAAEEDREKIASVIQGADMVFVTAGMGGGTGTGAAPIVAKIAKEQKCLVVGVVTIPFSFEGKRRMELAKRGVEQLRSYVDTLILVNNESIFQVVERDTPIDQAFRVIDDILLNAVRGISDIVNNPGIINVDFADVKAIMRDTGDAVMGVGEGYGENKVSEAVNFAIDNALLDSRSIAGATSLLINVTGGTDLTISDWNEVSQIITSQVDPNANIIIGLTEDADLEKRIRITVIATGFNKRAAGIGSVPKLQSQPQRKVVGLPEMEEPRQTFKTEPERISNDPEAYRALKSKNPSGNMKEDYDIPAFLRRGEKGRG; this is translated from the coding sequence ATGTTACGTTTCGAAGAAGAAGAAAGATCAAACCCTGCTATTATTAAAGTTTTAGGGATCGGTGGCGGCGGAATGAACGCAGTCGCAAGAATGGCGAATTCCAGCTTAAGAGGCGTGGAATACGTTATCATGAATACCGACGAACAGGTATTAAAACGTTCCGAGATAGAAAATAAGATCGCATTAGGTTCTAAAACTACAAGAGGAATGGGCGCAGGAGGGGATCCTGAGTTAGGCGCAAGAGCAGCAGAAGAAGACAGAGAGAAGATCGCGTCCGTTATCCAAGGTGCAGACATGGTCTTTGTTACCGCCGGAATGGGAGGCGGAACCGGAACAGGAGCCGCGCCTATCGTTGCAAAGATCGCTAAAGAACAGAAATGCCTGGTAGTAGGTGTGGTCACTATTCCATTTTCTTTCGAAGGAAAAAGAAGAATGGAACTCGCCAAAAGAGGCGTGGAACAACTTCGTTCTTACGTTGATACTTTAATTTTAGTTAATAATGAATCCATCTTTCAAGTAGTAGAAAGGGATACCCCTATCGACCAGGCATTCAGAGTAATAGATGATATTCTTTTGAATGCAGTCAGAGGGATCAGCGATATCGTAAACAATCCAGGCATCATCAATGTGGACTTCGCTGATGTAAAAGCAATTATGAGAGATACTGGTGATGCAGTTATGGGAGTAGGAGAAGGTTACGGAGAAAACAAAGTTTCCGAGGCAGTGAACTTTGCGATCGATAACGCTCTATTGGATTCTCGCTCTATTGCCGGGGCCACTTCTCTATTGATCAATGTTACCGGTGGAACCGATCTTACTATTTCCGATTGGAACGAAGTATCTCAGATCATCACTTCTCAAGTGGATCCTAACGCAAATATCATCATTGGTTTAACTGAAGACGCGGATCTCGAAAAAAGAATCCGTATCACTGTAATCGCTACCGGGTTTAACAAAAGGGCTGCGGGCATCGGATCCGTTCCTAAATTACAATCCCAACCTCAAAGAAAAGTTGTAGGACTTCCGGAAATGGAAGAGCCTCGTCAAACTTTTAAAACAGAACCGGAAAGGATTAGCAACGACCCGGAGGCATACAGAGCGCTTAAATCAAAAAATCCTTCCGGAAACATGAAAGAAGATTATGATATTCCTGCTTTCTTAAGAAGAGGAGAAAAGGGAAGAGGTTAA
- a CDS encoding lipoprotein LipL41, whose translation MRLTLVFLFCLLGVFVTCQSVTVEYPKYPATKEGRDLKQFLNGVKTVAFALEPLTSEIWAHESNRSFVLMVPGKIYESFSKDSYFKILDLKDRADVLESKDLSIEGIQKNRKKIGEILDVDAVLYVSVKQPESQCYVERKMDYLALGMAVLRAAAAGKDRDRQLSRAAASLVEDPIMKPTGVRKVYIPIEANLIRIDSGEMMKTTLSKPSIIYNGVGDVSCPSMLPSLATALDESISEIQRRLSPKIESEDISIFTEDENPEVEALLLEGYEEITGENPNFQRAKIAWEKADLKAKGKSWAAKANLATYYFSEGDYQKAVQFYDEAIRLGGPENDYLKELKELMAPPSIEEEAPQEK comes from the coding sequence ATGAGGCTTACGTTAGTCTTTCTATTCTGTTTACTTGGGGTTTTTGTGACCTGCCAATCGGTAACCGTAGAATATCCTAAATATCCAGCTACAAAAGAAGGAAGAGATCTAAAACAATTCTTAAACGGAGTGAAGACGGTCGCGTTTGCATTAGAACCTTTGACTTCCGAGATCTGGGCCCACGAAAGCAATCGTTCTTTCGTATTGATGGTGCCCGGAAAAATTTATGAAAGTTTTTCAAAAGATTCTTATTTTAAAATTTTGGATCTGAAAGATAGAGCGGATGTTCTGGAATCAAAAGATCTTTCGATAGAGGGAATACAAAAAAACAGAAAAAAGATCGGAGAAATATTGGATGTGGACGCAGTCTTATATGTTTCCGTCAAACAACCGGAGTCCCAATGTTATGTGGAAAGAAAAATGGATTATCTTGCTCTTGGGATGGCCGTTCTTAGAGCAGCTGCCGCCGGTAAGGATAGGGACAGACAATTAAGTAGGGCTGCAGCTTCTCTAGTAGAAGATCCGATCATGAAGCCCACAGGCGTCCGAAAAGTTTATATACCGATAGAAGCAAATTTGATCCGAATAGATTCCGGAGAAATGATGAAGACTACCCTCAGTAAACCTTCTATCATATATAATGGAGTAGGGGACGTTAGTTGTCCTAGTATGCTCCCTTCTCTTGCTACGGCGTTGGATGAATCTATTTCGGAAATACAAAGAAGGCTTTCACCTAAAATAGAATCCGAAGATATTTCTATTTTTACGGAAGACGAAAATCCTGAAGTGGAAGCTCTTCTTTTAGAAGGTTATGAAGAGATTACTGGTGAAAATCCGAATTTCCAAAGAGCAAAGATCGCTTGGGAAAAAGCGGATCTAAAAGCGAAAGGAAAATCCTGGGCGGCGAAAGCGAATTTAGCTACTTATTATTTTTCTGAAGGTGACTATCAAAAGGCGGTTCAATTTTACGATGAGGCAATCCGTTTGGGCGGCCCCGAAAACGATTATCTGAAAGAACTAAAGGAATTGATGGCGCCTCCTTCGATAGAAGAAGAGGCACCCCAAGAAAAGTAA
- a CDS encoding metallophosphoesterase, with protein MNFYLNEYSRSNFIIDVLVIITFALFLFIFLGNKRKFIISKEWDLSFYKRILILTLIYLVLSSTIPFFLDVSSFIRVRIAWTILTIALPIFGIVHFVFSKRIVFLFISIFLVSIKYYSEVWEPNFLDVERIQIRSDKIISPIKIVHISDLQTDDIRNLHLEVRDEANRFQPDLILFTGDVMNHTSLYPIVTSYLKEFKSNHGFFFVTGDVDHILRYTDFYSKSGSVLWDRKSKVLQVGKNKIGLIGLGLPDYKNKTLIWSLRREIPQDIYSILISHYPDSVLHQPNQKVDLVLAGHTHGGQVQVPFFGPILTLSRVPRHIAAGGLNGYENTDIIVSRGLGAEGHVAPRIRFGARPHLILLELLPANSEKETAKNGI; from the coding sequence ATGAATTTTTATCTGAATGAGTATTCTCGATCCAATTTTATAATAGATGTTTTGGTAATTATTACTTTTGCTTTATTTCTTTTTATATTTTTAGGAAATAAAAGAAAGTTTATAATCTCCAAAGAATGGGATCTTTCCTTTTATAAAAGGATTCTAATTCTTACACTGATCTATCTGGTCCTTTCATCTACCATTCCATTCTTTTTGGATGTGAGTTCTTTTATCCGAGTTAGGATTGCTTGGACTATTCTGACGATCGCTCTGCCGATTTTTGGTATAGTTCATTTCGTATTTTCCAAGAGAATCGTTTTTCTATTCATTTCTATCTTTTTGGTTAGTATCAAATATTATTCGGAAGTTTGGGAACCGAATTTTCTGGATGTGGAACGTATACAGATCCGATCGGATAAAATAATTTCTCCCATTAAGATTGTTCATATCTCCGATCTACAAACGGATGATATTCGGAATCTACATTTAGAAGTTAGGGACGAAGCAAATCGTTTCCAGCCGGACCTGATCTTATTTACGGGGGATGTGATGAATCATACTTCCTTATATCCGATCGTAACTTCTTATCTGAAAGAATTTAAGAGCAATCATGGATTCTTTTTCGTTACCGGAGATGTGGATCATATTCTGCGTTATACCGATTTTTATTCTAAGAGCGGATCGGTCCTTTGGGACCGAAAATCCAAAGTCCTTCAGGTTGGGAAAAATAAGATCGGCTTGATCGGATTAGGTTTACCTGATTATAAAAACAAAACTTTGATCTGGAGTTTGAGAAGAGAAATCCCTCAGGATATTTATTCTATCTTGATCAGCCATTATCCTGATTCAGTTTTGCATCAACCGAATCAAAAAGTGGATCTTGTCCTGGCTGGACATACTCATGGAGGCCAAGTCCAGGTTCCGTTTTTTGGTCCCATCTTAACCCTATCTAGAGTTCCAAGACATATCGCTGCTGGGGGATTGAACGGCTACGAAAATACTGATATTATTGTCAGTCGAGGTTTAGGAGCAGAAGGTCATGTAGCGCCTAGAATTCGATTCGGAGCAAGACCTCATCTGATCTTGTTGGAACTCCTGCCCGCGAATTCCGAAAAAGAAACGGCGAAAAACGGGATCTAA
- a CDS encoding bile acid:sodium symporter gives MLIRIVLILLSLSSMYGLGLRIEKKELGSWSKFIPILVFAFFWNFGILPVFVFFSGKLLGVSELAFAAIFLCAASPGGASGGLFVLRAKGNPALGGMLIALLNGANTVLTPLIFSIYQGGSGFNFDLFLKLFLIGTFLQGLPLLLGLFSKYFFPKFSDPIAPWVEKFSTFCLILSILLLIFQYGEFALSLGWVAWIGAAVSVGFSLLPGIFLFHSSKEVRSSLSMVSGIRSLSLALLLAELHIKQSETLLTVLMYGTVMYLLSAIAAEFWNGKKSQI, from the coding sequence ATGTTAATACGGATCGTGCTCATTCTCCTTTCCCTTTCCTCGATGTACGGCTTGGGATTGAGAATAGAAAAAAAGGAATTGGGCTCTTGGTCTAAGTTTATTCCGATCCTTGTGTTCGCATTCTTTTGGAATTTCGGGATACTTCCCGTTTTCGTGTTTTTTTCGGGAAAACTGTTAGGAGTATCCGAACTTGCGTTCGCTGCCATATTTCTTTGTGCCGCTTCTCCCGGAGGAGCTTCCGGGGGGTTGTTTGTATTAAGGGCAAAGGGGAATCCTGCGTTAGGCGGAATGTTGATTGCATTATTGAACGGTGCGAATACTGTTCTGACTCCTTTGATCTTTTCTATCTACCAAGGCGGCTCCGGATTTAACTTTGATCTTTTCTTAAAACTTTTTTTGATCGGGACCTTCTTGCAAGGTTTACCATTGCTTTTGGGACTTTTTAGCAAATACTTCTTTCCTAAATTTTCCGATCCGATTGCCCCCTGGGTGGAAAAATTTAGCACTTTCTGTTTGATATTATCGATCTTACTTTTGATTTTCCAATATGGAGAATTTGCGCTGAGTCTAGGTTGGGTTGCTTGGATCGGTGCTGCCGTTTCTGTAGGATTTTCTCTTCTTCCCGGGATCTTTTTGTTTCATTCTTCAAAGGAAGTCAGGTCTTCTTTGTCTATGGTTTCGGGGATCAGGAGTTTATCCTTGGCTCTTCTTCTTGCGGAACTTCATATAAAACAAAGTGAGACATTGCTTACAGTACTTATGTACGGAACCGTAATGTATTTATTGAGTGCGATCGCTGCTGAATTTTGGAATGGAAAGAAGAGCCAGATATGA
- the map gene encoding type I methionyl aminopeptidase translates to MTVRNKEDLEALQKIGKITAETLVKMREAAEPGISTKELDRIAHSYFSKFGARSAPQLMYKFPGYTCISLNTEIAHGIPSNRILKEGDLLNLDVSLELNGYFADTGFTLIVGKDDKGLTKLLDVSSEALKLALSGVKTGEKLNSIGRTIENTAKKNGYKVIRTLCGHGVGKSLHEEPFDICNYYEPRDKRILKSGQVIAVETFVSTGAEDFVEQSDGWTLKTPDGSFTAQFEHSVVVTELGPIILTAA, encoded by the coding sequence ATGACGGTTCGTAATAAGGAAGACCTTGAAGCGCTACAAAAGATTGGCAAGATCACTGCCGAAACCTTGGTCAAGATGAGAGAGGCTGCGGAACCAGGGATTAGCACCAAAGAATTGGATCGTATTGCTCATTCATATTTTTCTAAGTTTGGGGCGAGAAGCGCTCCTCAACTGATGTATAAATTTCCCGGATACACTTGTATAAGTTTGAATACTGAGATCGCTCATGGAATTCCAAGTAATCGTATCCTGAAAGAAGGTGACCTTCTGAACCTTGACGTTTCGTTGGAGTTGAACGGTTATTTTGCTGATACCGGTTTTACATTGATCGTCGGTAAAGATGACAAAGGTTTAACTAAACTTTTGGATGTGTCTTCAGAAGCGTTGAAACTTGCTCTTTCCGGAGTGAAGACCGGAGAAAAACTGAATTCGATCGGAAGAACAATCGAGAATACTGCGAAGAAGAATGGATACAAAGTGATCCGTACCTTATGCGGGCATGGAGTAGGTAAATCCCTTCACGAAGAACCATTCGATATTTGTAATTATTATGAACCAAGAGATAAGCGAATTTTAAAATCGGGACAGGTAATCGCGGTGGAAACTTTTGTTTCGACGGGAGCAGAGGACTTTGTGGAACAATCGGACGGATGGACTTTAAAAACTCCTGACGGTTCTTTTACAGCTCAGTTTGAACATTCAGTAGTAGTCACCGAACTTGGGCCGATCATTTTAACTGCGGCATAA
- a CDS encoding SDR family NAD(P)-dependent oxidoreductase: MKTNNSLKTVLVTGGSSGIGKELSILLYKDGYNVLVVSISKEELKLLDKECKEIDPSGKLETLETDLTQNESIPKILKWISKLNLEVDVLVNNAGFGLWGKSWELSPEKVDSMLRLNMNAVTILSNEFSKRMIERKNGFILNVASTASLQPLSHMAAYAASKAYVVSFSEALRAELAPYGIKLGILYPGTTKTNFLSVAGIHKENKKGSLGNLAYSIAMDPKDVAKVAFNAIQNKTERSIPGFMNKTHYYSTKIFPSWIVKKIADRIFKKE, from the coding sequence ATGAAAACGAACAACTCTTTAAAAACAGTATTAGTTACGGGAGGATCATCCGGAATAGGTAAAGAACTTTCCATCTTACTATACAAAGATGGTTATAACGTATTAGTAGTCAGCATTTCCAAAGAAGAATTAAAACTTCTGGATAAAGAATGCAAAGAAATAGACCCTTCGGGAAAATTAGAAACCTTAGAAACGGATCTAACTCAAAACGAAAGTATCCCTAAAATCTTAAAATGGATCTCTAAACTAAACTTAGAAGTCGATGTCTTAGTCAATAATGCAGGATTCGGACTTTGGGGAAAATCCTGGGAACTGTCTCCGGAAAAAGTGGACTCGATGCTTCGACTGAATATGAATGCAGTTACTATACTTTCCAACGAATTTTCAAAAAGAATGATAGAACGTAAGAACGGTTTTATATTGAATGTTGCATCCACTGCTTCTTTACAACCTTTGTCTCATATGGCAGCCTATGCTGCAAGCAAGGCTTATGTAGTCAGTTTTTCAGAAGCGCTAAGAGCGGAACTTGCTCCTTATGGAATCAAACTTGGGATCTTATATCCGGGGACCACTAAGACAAATTTTCTATCAGTCGCGGGAATCCATAAAGAAAACAAAAAAGGAAGCTTAGGGAATCTTGCCTACTCGATCGCGATGGATCCGAAAGATGTAGCAAAGGTTGCATTCAATGCGATCCAAAATAAAACCGAAAGGTCAATTCCGGGATTTATGAATAAGACACATTATTATTCTACGAAAATATTTCCGTCCTGGATCGTAAAAAAAATAGCGGATCGGATCTTTAAAAAGGAATGA
- a CDS encoding amidohydrolase family protein, translated as MRIFDSHFHIIDPRFPLVPNHGFLPEPFTVSDYNKQADWLRIKGGAVVSGSFQAFDQTYLLDTLSALGKNYVGVTQLPANTKDSEILSLHKSGVRAVRFNVRRGGSEEISKIKEMGARVYDIAGWHVELYIDAKEIDEFLEEVLLSLPKVSIDHLGLSKEGFSTILRLVEKGVRIKATGFGRTNMDIRSALVEIAEISPDALMFGTDLPSTRSPAPFTEEDLHLVTDTFEGELLQKVLYSNALEFYGVNVKV; from the coding sequence ATGCGGATCTTCGATTCTCATTTTCATATCATAGATCCAAGATTTCCTTTGGTGCCTAATCACGGCTTCTTGCCGGAGCCTTTTACGGTCTCCGATTATAATAAGCAGGCGGATTGGCTTAGGATCAAAGGTGGCGCGGTTGTTTCCGGTTCTTTTCAGGCTTTCGATCAAACCTATCTGTTGGATACGCTTTCCGCGTTAGGAAAAAATTATGTGGGTGTTACTCAGCTTCCCGCAAATACTAAAGATTCCGAAATTTTATCTCTTCATAAATCTGGAGTGAGAGCTGTCCGCTTTAATGTGAGAAGGGGAGGCTCTGAGGAGATTTCCAAGATTAAGGAAATGGGGGCAAGAGTTTACGATATAGCGGGTTGGCATGTGGAATTATATATAGATGCCAAAGAGATAGATGAATTTTTGGAAGAAGTGTTATTGTCTCTACCCAAAGTTTCCATAGATCATTTGGGGCTATCTAAGGAAGGATTTTCAACTATCTTAAGATTGGTAGAAAAAGGTGTGAGAATAAAGGCCACAGGATTTGGCAGGACTAATATGGATATAAGGTCTGCGTTAGTAGAAATTGCGGAAATCAGCCCGGATGCCTTGATGTTCGGGACAGACCTTCCTTCTACTCGTTCTCCCGCTCCTTTTACCGAAGAGGACTTACATTTAGTTACGGATACATTCGAAGGTGAATTATTACAAAAAGTACTATATTCGAATGCTCTTGAATTCTACGGAGTAAACGTAAAAGTATAA
- a CDS encoding RDD family protein codes for MKSIFEKINTEERHLSYASLSRRVYAQFLDFLILCPVLIPQIMVFYYHNKFVYELFPFYTALHSLLYIGYRFVMHALYGRTLGKAFAGIIVTDSGKGRLGWVRSFIRTLPELVLSLVTIMSAVYDSRIFMAHQAEMEGLPLAGIHRILNKWNPLDNFTFWDSIIYYGISVLCIFFSHKRTALHDLFAGTRVLRYRVE; via the coding sequence ATGAAGAGTATATTCGAAAAAATTAATACTGAAGAAAGACATTTGTCTTATGCGAGTTTGAGCAGAAGGGTGTATGCTCAGTTTCTGGATTTTTTGATCCTGTGTCCCGTTTTGATCCCTCAGATCATGGTTTTTTATTATCATAATAAGTTTGTGTACGAATTGTTCCCATTCTATACGGCCTTACATTCTTTACTTTATATCGGGTATAGATTCGTAATGCATGCCTTGTATGGTAGAACTCTTGGCAAGGCGTTTGCCGGGATAATCGTTACCGATTCCGGCAAGGGACGTTTAGGATGGGTTCGATCTTTTATTCGGACCTTACCTGAACTTGTTTTATCGTTAGTGACGATCATGAGCGCAGTATACGATTCTAGGATATTTATGGCTCATCAGGCGGAGATGGAGGGTCTACCTTTGGCGGGTATTCATAGGATCTTGAACAAATGGAACCCTTTGGATAATTTCACTTTTTGGGATTCTATCATATATTATGGGATTTCAGTCCTTTGTATCTTCTTTTCTCATAAAAGGACCGCATTACACGACCTTTTTGCCGGGACCAGGGTGCTTCGTTATAGAGTGGAATAG
- a CDS encoding glutathione S-transferase family protein, with product MKVYGTSVSGNCYKIKLLLHLLKIPYEWIEINVRNGETKTKEFLLKNPVGKVPLLELDSGEFLSESNAILYFLANKTDFFPNDLLIQSRILQWMFFEQYSHEPYIAVNRSLIRLQNKKDDPRISENLPKGMNALRIMDDYLAKNQFFGSKEPSIADISLFAYTHVAEEGQFSLADFPNIISWIERIKKIPNFIPIY from the coding sequence ATGAAAGTTTACGGTACTTCCGTTTCAGGAAATTGTTACAAGATCAAACTGTTATTACATTTATTGAAAATCCCTTATGAATGGATCGAGATCAACGTCAGAAACGGTGAAACTAAGACAAAAGAATTTCTTCTCAAAAATCCGGTGGGCAAAGTTCCTTTGCTGGAATTGGACTCGGGCGAATTTCTTTCCGAATCCAATGCGATCCTGTACTTCTTGGCGAATAAAACCGACTTCTTCCCGAACGATCTTTTGATCCAGTCCAGAATACTACAATGGATGTTCTTTGAACAATATAGTCATGAGCCCTATATTGCAGTGAATAGAAGTCTTATTCGATTGCAGAATAAAAAAGATGATCCTAGAATTTCCGAAAATCTTCCCAAAGGAATGAATGCTCTTCGGATTATGGACGACTATCTTGCTAAAAATCAATTCTTCGGTTCGAAAGAACCGAGCATTGCTGACATTTCTCTTTTTGCATATACACATGTGGCGGAAGAAGGTCAATTTTCTCTTGCCGATTTTCCAAATATTATCTCTTGGATAGAAAGGATCAAAAAGATCCCGAATTTTATTCCGATATACTGA
- a CDS encoding MarR family winged helix-turn-helix transcriptional regulator, protein MLSAGLSCVNFNLRRASRAVTQFYDRELEKAGLTSQRFSLLHTLGATDGLGLAELADLLVLDRTTLIRNLTPLEELGYVADVPSENKRARKVILTQKGLEALRIAYPIWEEAQAAVTEAMGEDDLKRLLKRLNSIVRKRNFKDFSRSET, encoded by the coding sequence ATGCTTAGCGCAGGTTTAAGTTGTGTGAACTTTAATTTGCGCAGGGCTTCTCGGGCAGTCACTCAATTTTATGATAGAGAATTGGAGAAGGCCGGCCTTACTTCCCAAAGATTCAGTTTATTGCATACTCTTGGTGCAACGGACGGTCTTGGGCTTGCTGAGTTAGCGGATCTTCTTGTTTTAGATAGAACTACTTTGATCCGTAACCTGACTCCTTTGGAAGAATTAGGATATGTTGCGGATGTTCCTTCCGAAAATAAAAGAGCGAGAAAAGTAATCTTAACCCAAAAAGGTTTGGAAGCTTTGAGGATAGCATATCCGATCTGGGAAGAAGCTCAGGCTGCAGTGACGGAAGCTATGGGAGAAGACGATCTGAAAAGATTATTAAAAAGATTGAATTCGATCGTTCGTAAAAGGAATTTCAAAGATTTTTCCAGATCTGAAACTTAA